One Sphaerisporangium krabiense DNA segment encodes these proteins:
- a CDS encoding CDP-alcohol phosphatidyltransferase family protein, with translation MRSYSLDDVLATRKRRDSWWTVFVVDPVACRVALFVANRTEITPNALTRLSLILGMASAACFAANRLALGAALFYVSFMIDCVDGKIARLKGTGTPFGLWLDYVGDRIRVVCCAAGIAYGQYAATGRMAFVLLGAGIAILDLFRYVNAPQMKRVRQTVKARRRAARRDELTAVREAMAVDSLARDHGDAMGVVAYDDHAATAEEFHDYPLPPHGPLDYPSPADPCLDGEAPAQARGAAWDGPAIPRQASGSEDSLAATVPVPVPVPGPDPGRVPHLLPPPPRDQVYDQESDMAGDLPEYVRRYEAEGYDQAPPQPPGEGEAPVGLRRRVGHFLARHRVRTHLMSGIEFHAAVFVVAPVIGPAALLPVTTLAGGLLVANEIFLVYRMWLSTRALGKAAPDASGEDDQRHVRTDPFFTGV, from the coding sequence ATGAGGTCCTATTCGCTGGATGACGTGCTCGCGACGCGCAAACGCAGAGACTCATGGTGGACGGTGTTCGTGGTCGACCCGGTCGCATGCCGGGTGGCACTGTTCGTAGCGAATCGCACCGAGATCACGCCCAATGCCCTGACCCGCCTCTCCCTGATCCTCGGCATGGCCTCGGCGGCCTGCTTCGCCGCCAACCGGCTCGCCCTCGGCGCGGCGCTCTTCTACGTCAGCTTCATGATCGACTGTGTGGACGGCAAGATCGCGAGGCTCAAGGGCACCGGCACGCCGTTCGGGCTCTGGCTCGACTACGTCGGCGACCGCATCCGCGTCGTCTGCTGCGCCGCCGGCATCGCCTACGGGCAGTACGCCGCCACCGGCCGCATGGCCTTCGTCCTGCTCGGCGCCGGCATCGCGATCCTGGACCTGTTCCGCTACGTCAACGCCCCGCAGATGAAACGGGTACGCCAGACCGTCAAGGCCAGACGCCGCGCCGCCCGCCGCGACGAACTCACCGCGGTGCGCGAGGCGATGGCCGTCGACTCGCTCGCCCGGGACCACGGCGACGCCATGGGCGTGGTCGCCTACGACGACCACGCCGCGACCGCCGAGGAGTTCCACGACTACCCGCTCCCGCCGCACGGCCCGCTCGACTATCCGTCCCCTGCCGACCCCTGCCTCGACGGCGAGGCGCCGGCCCAGGCCCGCGGCGCCGCGTGGGACGGCCCCGCCATCCCACGGCAGGCGTCCGGCTCCGAGGACTCCCTCGCCGCCACCGTCCCCGTCCCCGTCCCCGTTCCCGGGCCCGATCCCGGCCGAGTTCCCCACCTCCTCCCGCCCCCGCCCCGCGACCAGGTGTACGACCAGGAGTCGGACATGGCCGGCGACCTGCCCGAGTACGTCCGCAGGTACGAGGCGGAGGGGTACGACCAGGCGCCGCCCCAGCCGCCGGGGGAGGGCGAGGCGCCGGTGGGCCTGCGCCGGCGCGTCGGCCACTTCCTGGCCCGGCACCGGGTGCGCACCCACCTGATGAGCGGCATCGAGTTCCACGCCGCCGTGTTCGTCGTGGCCCCGGTCATCGGCCCGGCCGCGCTGCTTCCCGTCACCACGCTCGCGGGCGGCCTGCTCGTCGCCAACGAGATCTTCCTCGTCTACCGCATGTGGCTGTCCACCCGGGCGCTCGGAAAGGCCGCGCCGGACGCCTCCGGCGAGGACGACCAGCGGCACGTGCGGACCGATCCTTTCTTCACGGGGGTGTAG
- a CDS encoding polysaccharide deacetylase family protein has protein sequence MMRRFVPVAAAVALLAATLPASAEEPASASAKGVDCARVKCIALTFDDGPGPYTAKLLDILRAHRTKVTFFLIGGRVEKDPRTARRIARDGHQIGNHTYDHPHLTTLFDDEIRDEIARAQDAIQAATGRRPDILRPPYGDTDARVGAIAAEFGLSQIVWNGSSRDWELRNAVAIREKVLGLAKRDRVVLMHDIQPATVKAMPRILTALEKKGYHVVTVEKLLRGRRLSAGETFPVGGWN, from the coding sequence ATGATGCGACGGTTCGTCCCGGTCGCCGCGGCGGTCGCCCTGTTGGCGGCGACGCTCCCCGCCTCGGCCGAGGAGCCCGCGTCCGCGAGCGCCAAGGGCGTCGACTGCGCCCGGGTGAAGTGCATCGCGCTGACCTTCGACGACGGCCCCGGCCCGTACACCGCCAAGCTGCTGGACATCCTGCGCGCCCACCGCACCAAGGTCACGTTCTTCCTCATCGGCGGGCGCGTCGAGAAGGACCCGAGGACGGCCCGCAGGATCGCGCGCGACGGTCACCAGATCGGCAACCACACCTACGACCACCCGCACCTCACCACCCTGTTCGACGACGAGATCCGCGACGAGATCGCCCGCGCCCAGGACGCCATCCAGGCGGCCACCGGACGGCGCCCCGACATCCTGCGGCCCCCGTACGGCGACACCGACGCGCGGGTGGGCGCCATCGCCGCCGAGTTCGGCCTGTCGCAGATCGTGTGGAACGGCAGCTCGCGTGACTGGGAGCTGCGGAACGCCGTGGCGATCCGCGAGAAGGTCCTGGGCCTGGCCAAGCGCGACCGCGTCGTGCTGATGCACGACATCCAGCCCGCGACGGTCAAGGCCATGCCGAGGATCCTCACCGCGCTGGAGAAGAAGGGCTACCACGTGGTGACCGTCGAGAAGCTGCTGCGCGGCCGCCGGCTGAGCGCCGGCGAGACGTTCCCGGTCGGCGGCTGGAACTGA
- a CDS encoding DUF397 domain-containing protein: protein MSDVQEKAELYAMDISDVTWLSAPGSTSEDRIEIAYLRGGAVAMRNPSDPAGTVLRYTAAEWNAFVLGVRDGEFDD, encoded by the coding sequence ATGAGCGACGTACAGGAGAAGGCCGAGCTCTACGCCATGGACATCTCGGACGTGACCTGGCTGAGCGCGCCCGGGAGCACCTCCGAGGACCGTATCGAGATCGCCTACCTGCGCGGCGGCGCGGTCGCCATGCGCAACCCGTCCGACCCCGCGGGCACCGTCCTGCGCTACACGGCCGCCGAGTGGAACGCCTTCGTCCTCGGCGTCCGCGACGGCGAGTTCGACGACTGA
- a CDS encoding acyltransferase family protein encodes MLTAGTGAPHSAAQRSSRLAWLDALRGVGAGAVLLEHMLYRFTPELSPRWFSLGMYGVLVFFLVSGYIIPASLERRGDVRGFWIGRFLRLYPLYIVVVCLVLALAPLVPIRREVTPDLATVAAHVTMLLDVVGSGGITEPMWTLSYEMVFYLVVTALFVTGLHRRSALWALVFAGAAVVVGLLLAAPVLPRGPAAFVALAVFAAGFWCVITGRGRAAGALALGALGVTLLLLGGRTPWLGPAILAVMFTGTVLYRWERGQASALGAAGAVAAVTALLVIVPFFAYRTGWWAYPHVWMTTVALAGATFAAGMALRHRAVPRPLAWLGLISYSVYLVHVPLLKLFVALFGDPGERPLVAQALLALAFVAVVLAVSTLTYRYVERPMRRLGGAQGRSRPAGR; translated from the coding sequence ATGCTTACGGCCGGGACGGGCGCGCCGCACAGCGCCGCCCAGAGGAGCTCCAGGCTGGCGTGGCTGGACGCCCTGCGGGGCGTGGGCGCCGGCGCCGTGCTCCTGGAGCACATGCTGTACCGCTTCACGCCCGAGCTCAGCCCCCGCTGGTTCAGCCTCGGCATGTACGGCGTGCTGGTGTTCTTCCTGGTCAGCGGCTACATCATTCCCGCGTCGCTGGAGCGGCGCGGCGACGTGCGCGGGTTCTGGATCGGCAGGTTCCTCCGGCTCTACCCGCTGTACATCGTGGTCGTCTGCCTGGTGCTCGCGCTGGCGCCGCTCGTGCCGATCCGGCGCGAGGTCACCCCGGACCTCGCCACCGTCGCCGCGCACGTCACCATGCTCCTGGACGTGGTCGGGTCGGGCGGGATCACCGAGCCGATGTGGACGCTGTCCTACGAGATGGTCTTCTACCTCGTCGTCACCGCGCTGTTCGTGACCGGGCTGCACCGGCGCAGCGCCCTGTGGGCCCTGGTCTTCGCGGGCGCCGCGGTCGTCGTGGGGCTGCTGCTGGCGGCCCCCGTGCTGCCCCGTGGACCGGCGGCCTTCGTCGCACTGGCCGTCTTCGCGGCCGGGTTCTGGTGCGTGATCACGGGCCGGGGCCGTGCGGCGGGCGCGCTCGCCCTCGGGGCGCTCGGGGTGACGCTGCTGCTGCTCGGCGGCCGGACGCCCTGGCTCGGCCCGGCGATCCTCGCGGTGATGTTCACCGGCACCGTCCTGTACCGCTGGGAGCGGGGACAGGCGTCCGCCCTCGGCGCGGCGGGCGCGGTCGCCGCGGTGACGGCGCTGCTGGTGATCGTGCCGTTCTTCGCCTACCGGACGGGATGGTGGGCGTACCCGCACGTCTGGATGACCACGGTCGCGCTCGCCGGGGCGACGTTCGCGGCCGGCATGGCCCTGCGCCACCGCGCCGTGCCCCGCCCGCTCGCCTGGCTCGGACTGATCAGCTACTCGGTGTACCTGGTGCACGTGCCGCTGCTGAAGCTGTTCGTGGCCCTGTTCGGCGACCCGGGCGAGCGCCCGCTGGTCGCGCAGGCCCTGCTCGCGCTCGCGTTCGTCGCGGTCGTGCTCGCCGTGAGCACGCTGACCTACCGGTACGTGGAACGCCCGATGCGCCGCCTGGGCGGCGCGCAGGGGCGTTCCCGTCCCGCCGGGCGCTGA
- the guaA gene encoding glutamine-hydrolyzing GMP synthase, with protein MSEFDTVLVVDFGAQYAQLIARRVRECHVYSEIVPSTMPVSEMLAKKPKAIILSGGPSSVYAEGAPAAPEGLFETGVPTFGICYGFQEMARALGGQVAQTGIAEYGGTRLTVGAEGVLFAGLPAAQSVWMSHGDSVVAAPEGFAVTAWTSDTPVAAMEHPDKGLYGVQFHPEVLHSEHGQAVMKHFLDAAGCRPTWTMLNIVEDAVEAVRAQIGPEGRAICALSGGVDSAVAAAIVQRAIGDRLTCVFVDHGLLRKGEAEQVERDFVAATGVRLRVVDAQERFLKALAGVTDPEEKRKIIGREFIRVFEDEQRAIIADGPVDFLVQGTLYPDVVESGGGTGTANIKSHHNVGGLPDDLRFSLVEPLRTLFKDEVRRAGEELGLPPAMVWRQPFPGPGLGIRIIGEVTQDRLDVLREADAIAREELSRAGLDRDIWQCPVVLLADVRSVGVQGDGRTYGHPVVLRPVTSEDAMTADWSRVPYDVLARISTRVTNEVREINRVVLDVTSKPPGTIEWE; from the coding sequence GTGTCTGAGTTCGACACGGTCCTCGTCGTCGATTTCGGCGCGCAGTACGCGCAGCTGATCGCACGGCGGGTCCGTGAGTGCCACGTGTACTCCGAGATCGTCCCCTCGACGATGCCGGTGTCCGAGATGCTCGCCAAGAAACCCAAGGCGATCATCCTGTCCGGCGGGCCTTCGTCGGTGTACGCCGAGGGCGCGCCCGCCGCGCCGGAGGGCCTGTTCGAGACCGGGGTGCCGACCTTCGGCATCTGCTACGGCTTCCAGGAGATGGCCCGCGCGCTCGGCGGCCAGGTCGCGCAGACCGGCATCGCCGAGTACGGCGGCACGCGGCTCACCGTCGGCGCCGAGGGCGTGCTGTTCGCCGGCCTGCCCGCGGCCCAGTCGGTGTGGATGTCCCACGGCGACAGCGTCGTCGCGGCCCCCGAGGGCTTCGCGGTCACGGCCTGGACGTCCGACACGCCGGTCGCCGCCATGGAGCATCCGGACAAGGGCCTGTACGGCGTGCAGTTCCACCCCGAGGTGCTGCACTCCGAGCACGGCCAGGCCGTCATGAAGCACTTCCTGGACGCGGCCGGGTGCCGTCCCACCTGGACCATGCTCAACATCGTCGAGGACGCCGTCGAGGCCGTCCGCGCCCAGATCGGCCCCGAGGGACGCGCGATCTGCGCCCTGTCCGGCGGCGTCGACTCGGCGGTGGCCGCCGCCATCGTCCAGCGCGCCATCGGCGACCGTCTCACGTGCGTCTTCGTCGACCACGGGCTGCTGCGCAAGGGCGAGGCCGAGCAGGTCGAGCGCGACTTCGTCGCCGCCACCGGCGTCAGGCTCCGCGTCGTGGACGCCCAGGAGCGCTTCCTGAAGGCGCTGGCCGGGGTGACCGACCCGGAGGAGAAGCGCAAGATCATCGGCCGTGAGTTCATCCGCGTCTTCGAGGACGAGCAGCGCGCCATCATCGCCGACGGCCCGGTCGACTTCCTGGTCCAGGGCACGCTCTACCCCGACGTCGTCGAGTCCGGCGGCGGCACCGGCACGGCCAACATCAAGTCGCACCACAACGTCGGCGGCCTCCCTGACGACCTGCGGTTCTCCCTGGTCGAACCGCTGCGCACGCTCTTCAAGGACGAGGTGCGCCGCGCGGGCGAGGAGCTGGGCCTGCCCCCGGCCATGGTGTGGCGCCAGCCGTTCCCCGGCCCCGGGCTCGGCATCCGCATCATCGGCGAGGTCACCCAGGACCGTCTGGACGTGCTGCGCGAGGCCGACGCCATCGCCCGCGAGGAGCTGTCGCGCGCCGGGCTGGACCGGGACATCTGGCAGTGCCCGGTCGTGCTGCTCGCCGACGTCCGCTCCGTCGGCGTCCAGGGTGACGGCCGCACCTACGGCCACCCGGTCGTGCTGCGCCCCGTCACCAGCGAGGACGCCATGACGGCCGACTGGTCCCGCGTCCCGTACGACGTGCTGGCCCGCATCTCCACCCGTGTCACCAACGAGGTCCGCGAGATCAACCGCGTGGTCCTGGACGTCACGAGCAAGCCGCCGGGCACCATCGAGTGGGAGTGA
- a CDS encoding beta-propeller domain-containing protein produces the protein MRTSIGTAAAAALACGLLTAACTGGGATKPSAAPPVALGGIKLVSYSGCDDMLEGLRGAAAKNVGPWGLGGNMIMFARGAEATASQDAKAAPAYSTTNVHEAGVDEPDMVKTDGKRIISYAAGVLRVVDVASKKETGTLRLVPEEQYWAPGELLVHGDRALVIFSAGDVVPLGATVKRPAVFGPRYMLVDLKDMKPLGTITPKGSHVDARMTGSTVRLVVRSQPDITFPDSRPNQSEDELVQRNRDVVRKAPIDAWLPTYEVSVPGQQARTEKLKCEQVSHPDDYTGTSLLSLHTIDLEAGLASDDPIAVAADGDTVYATPTSLYVTSNPRYWWPRPIDARPIEDTPPVDATPVPDTPAPTSSAPVSPGAAPADSPTVVAPRDPVTSPPAEKVEPSADPSMPTLLPEPTPSPSAPESPTATPPTVTPSPDKSGSREDQAPPDRTEVHRFDISGVGAPRYVASGAVPGRLLNQYSLSDFDGHLRVATTVDAPMGGPDASAASSGVYVLKADTLAQVGQVTGLGKGERIYSVRFIGPVGYVVTFKQVDPLYTLDLRDPARPAVTGELKITGYSAYLHPAGDGRLLGIGQEASTQGRTLGMQVSLFDVADPAAPKRLSQFHQKESASEAEWDPHAFLYWPDSGLAVLPVSSWGGSDAGESDMAAMVLKVGDDSITQAGLVRHPKPAKSQDPVRFDARIQRSLIIGDTLWTLSGAGLKASDTTTLADQAWIPFRV, from the coding sequence ATGAGGACTTCGATCGGTACGGCAGCGGCCGCCGCGCTGGCCTGCGGGCTCCTGACGGCGGCGTGCACGGGCGGCGGGGCCACGAAGCCCTCCGCCGCCCCGCCCGTCGCCCTGGGGGGGATCAAGCTCGTCTCGTACTCCGGGTGCGACGACATGCTGGAGGGCCTGCGCGGCGCCGCGGCGAAGAACGTGGGCCCCTGGGGTCTCGGCGGCAACATGATCATGTTCGCCCGAGGGGCCGAGGCCACCGCGAGCCAGGACGCCAAGGCCGCCCCGGCGTACTCCACCACCAACGTGCACGAGGCCGGCGTCGACGAGCCGGACATGGTGAAGACCGACGGCAAGCGGATCATCAGCTACGCCGCCGGGGTGCTGCGCGTGGTGGACGTGGCGTCCAAGAAGGAGACCGGCACGCTGCGCCTGGTGCCCGAGGAACAGTACTGGGCGCCCGGCGAGCTGCTCGTCCACGGTGACCGCGCGCTGGTGATCTTCAGCGCGGGCGACGTGGTGCCCCTCGGCGCGACGGTCAAGCGGCCCGCCGTGTTCGGCCCCCGGTACATGCTGGTCGACCTGAAGGACATGAAGCCGCTCGGGACGATCACGCCGAAGGGGTCGCACGTCGACGCCCGGATGACCGGCTCCACGGTCCGTCTCGTGGTCAGGTCGCAGCCGGACATCACCTTCCCCGACTCGCGCCCGAACCAGAGCGAGGACGAGCTCGTCCAGCGCAACCGGGACGTCGTGCGCAAGGCGCCCATCGACGCCTGGCTGCCCACCTACGAGGTGTCGGTGCCCGGGCAGCAGGCCCGCACGGAGAAGCTGAAGTGCGAGCAGGTGAGCCACCCGGACGACTACACCGGCACCTCGCTGCTGAGCCTGCACACCATCGACCTGGAGGCCGGGCTCGCCTCCGACGACCCGATCGCCGTGGCCGCCGACGGCGACACGGTGTACGCGACGCCGACGAGCCTGTACGTCACGAGCAACCCGCGGTACTGGTGGCCGCGCCCGATCGACGCGCGGCCGATCGAGGACACGCCGCCCGTGGACGCCACGCCCGTGCCGGACACGCCCGCCCCCACCTCGTCGGCCCCGGTCTCGCCGGGGGCCGCGCCGGCGGACTCCCCGACCGTCGTCGCCCCGCGCGACCCGGTCACCTCGCCGCCCGCGGAGAAGGTGGAGCCGTCCGCCGATCCCTCGATGCCGACGCTGCTCCCCGAGCCCACCCCGTCGCCCTCGGCCCCTGAGTCCCCCACCGCCACGCCGCCCACGGTGACGCCGTCGCCGGACAAGAGCGGGTCCCGGGAGGACCAGGCGCCGCCGGACCGGACTGAGGTGCACCGCTTCGACATCAGCGGCGTCGGCGCGCCCCGCTACGTCGCCTCCGGCGCCGTCCCCGGGCGGCTGCTCAACCAGTACTCGCTGTCGGACTTCGACGGGCATCTGCGGGTGGCCACCACGGTCGACGCCCCCATGGGCGGCCCGGACGCGTCGGCCGCCTCCAGCGGGGTGTACGTGCTGAAGGCCGACACGCTCGCCCAGGTCGGGCAGGTCACCGGCCTCGGCAAGGGCGAGCGCATCTACTCGGTGCGCTTCATCGGCCCGGTGGGCTACGTGGTGACGTTCAAGCAGGTGGACCCGCTGTACACCCTCGACCTGCGCGACCCGGCGCGGCCGGCGGTGACCGGCGAGCTGAAGATCACCGGCTACTCGGCCTACCTGCACCCCGCCGGCGACGGGCGGCTGCTCGGCATCGGCCAGGAGGCGAGCACGCAGGGCAGGACGCTCGGCATGCAGGTCTCGCTGTTCGACGTCGCCGACCCGGCGGCGCCGAAGCGGTTGTCGCAGTTCCACCAGAAGGAGTCCGCGTCCGAGGCCGAGTGGGACCCGCACGCGTTCCTGTACTGGCCCGACTCCGGGCTGGCCGTGCTGCCGGTGAGCAGTTGGGGCGGCAGCGACGCCGGGGAGTCCGACATGGCGGCCATGGTGCTGAAGGTCGGCGACGACTCGATCACCCAGGCCGGACTGGTCAGGCACCCGAAGCCCGCCAAGAGCCAGGACCCGGTGCGGTTCGACGCCCGGATCCAGCGCAGCCTGATCATCGGCGACACCCTGTGGACGCTGTCCGGCGCGGGTCTCAAGGCGAGCGACACGACGACCCTGGCCGACCAGGCGTGGATTCCCTTCCGGGTATAA
- the glpD gene encoding glycerol-3-phosphate dehydrogenase: protein MSDPAHELDLIVVGGGVVGSGVALDAVTRGLSVGLVEARDFASGTSSRSSKLIHGGLRYLEQLNFDLVREALQERALLLQRIAPHLVRPVPFLFPLTHHVWERPYVGAGLTLYDTLGFSTGLTRGMPGHRHLSRRRALRLAPALRKSALTGAVQYWDAQVDDARYVTTMLRTAASYGAHIVSRTQVIGFLREGERVTGVRVRDLESTAEYDIRARQVVNATGVWTDEIQEMVGGRGQIHVRASKGVHLVVPRDRIHALTGIILRTEKSVLFVIPWGRHWIVGTTDTHWSLDKVHPAASRQDIDYVLDHVNAVLSVPLTRDDVEGVYAGLRPLLAGESEETSKLSREHVVTHPVPGLVMIAGGKYTTYRVMAKDAVDAVAHGLDQRVPPSCTDTVPLLGGEGYQALWNQRHRLARSSGLHVARIEHLLQRYGSLIDEVLALVREDPSLGRPLSGADDYLRAEVVYAATHEGARHLNDVLTRRTRISIETFHRGTAVAQEAAELMAGPLGWDDEQVKREVEYYTKRVEAERASQEQDTDQEADAIRLGAPEIVPVGETTAKRPAAKRG from the coding sequence ATGTCCGACCCCGCGCACGAGCTCGACCTCATCGTGGTCGGCGGCGGCGTGGTCGGGTCCGGCGTCGCTCTGGACGCCGTGACGCGCGGGCTTTCCGTGGGCCTGGTCGAGGCCCGCGACTTCGCGTCCGGCACCTCCTCGCGCTCGTCCAAGCTGATCCACGGCGGGCTGCGCTACCTCGAACAGCTCAACTTCGACCTCGTGCGCGAGGCGCTGCAGGAGCGCGCGCTGCTGCTCCAGCGGATCGCCCCGCACCTGGTGCGCCCGGTGCCCTTCCTGTTCCCGCTCACCCACCACGTGTGGGAGCGGCCGTACGTGGGCGCGGGCCTCACCCTCTACGACACGCTGGGCTTCTCGACGGGCCTCACCCGGGGCATGCCCGGCCACCGCCACCTGTCGCGCCGCCGCGCCCTGCGCCTGGCGCCCGCGCTGCGCAAGTCTGCGCTCACCGGCGCCGTGCAGTACTGGGACGCTCAGGTGGACGACGCCCGCTACGTCACCACCATGCTGCGCACCGCCGCCTCCTACGGCGCGCACATCGTCTCGCGCACGCAGGTCATCGGCTTCCTGCGCGAGGGGGAGCGGGTCACGGGCGTGCGGGTCCGCGACCTGGAGAGCACCGCCGAGTACGACATCCGCGCCCGGCAGGTGGTCAACGCGACCGGCGTGTGGACCGACGAGATCCAGGAGATGGTGGGCGGGCGCGGCCAGATCCACGTGCGGGCCTCCAAGGGCGTGCACCTGGTCGTCCCGCGGGACCGGATCCACGCGCTCACCGGAATCATCCTTCGTACCGAAAAATCGGTGCTTTTCGTGATTCCGTGGGGCCGGCACTGGATCGTCGGCACCACCGACACCCACTGGTCCCTCGACAAGGTCCACCCCGCCGCCTCCCGCCAGGACATCGACTACGTGCTCGACCACGTCAACGCCGTGCTGTCGGTGCCGCTCACCCGCGACGACGTCGAGGGCGTGTACGCGGGCCTGCGCCCCCTGCTCGCCGGCGAGTCCGAGGAGACCTCCAAGCTGTCGCGCGAGCACGTCGTCACCCACCCGGTCCCCGGCCTGGTGATGATCGCGGGCGGCAAGTACACGACGTACCGGGTCATGGCCAAGGACGCCGTGGACGCGGTCGCGCACGGTCTGGACCAGCGCGTGCCGCCGTCCTGCACCGACACGGTCCCGCTGCTCGGCGGCGAGGGGTACCAGGCGCTGTGGAACCAGCGCCACCGGCTGGCGCGCTCCTCCGGCCTGCACGTCGCCCGCATCGAGCACCTCCTGCAGCGGTACGGCTCGCTGATCGACGAGGTGCTCGCCCTGGTCCGGGAGGATCCCTCGCTGGGCCGCCCGCTGTCGGGCGCCGACGACTACCTGAGGGCCGAGGTCGTGTACGCGGCCACCCACGAGGGCGCGCGCCACCTGAACGACGTCCTCACCCGCCGCACGCGCATCTCGATCGAGACCTTCCACCGGGGAACCGCCGTGGCGCAGGAGGCCGCCGAGCTGATGGCCGGGCCGCTCGGGTGGGACGACGAGCAGGTCAAGCGGGAGGTCGAGTACTACACCAAGCGGGTCGAGGCCGAGCGGGCCTCCCAGGAGCAGGACACCGACCAGGAGGCGGACGCGATCCGCCTCGGCGCGCCCGAGATCGTCCCGGTCGGCGAGACGACCGCCAAGCGGCCGGCGGCCAAGAGGGGCTGA
- a CDS encoding DeoR/GlpR family DNA-binding transcription regulator, with product MSRYERWNSLLELLAQQGRLTVEEAAETLDVSTATIRRDFDELAQQQMLMRTRGGAVAQSVSYDLPLRYKTARHEGEKQRIAEAAAEMVRPGGVVGLNGGTTTSEVARTLAARADPGARLTVVTNALNIAAELTVRQHVKIVVTGGVARPQSYELIGPLASGVLEQVTLDIAFLGVDGIDAEAGASAHHEGEASVNNLMIGRAGRVVAVADASKIGRRAFARICGIDRIHTLITDAGLSDAAVAEFTDKGVEVLRV from the coding sequence ATGAGCCGTTACGAACGCTGGAACTCGCTCCTGGAGCTCCTCGCCCAGCAGGGGCGTCTGACGGTCGAGGAGGCCGCGGAGACGCTCGACGTGTCCACGGCGACGATCCGGCGCGACTTCGACGAGCTCGCCCAGCAGCAGATGCTCATGCGCACCCGCGGCGGCGCCGTCGCGCAGAGCGTGAGCTACGACCTCCCCCTGCGGTACAAGACGGCCCGGCACGAGGGCGAGAAGCAGCGCATCGCCGAGGCGGCGGCCGAGATGGTGCGGCCCGGCGGCGTGGTCGGCCTGAACGGCGGCACCACGACCTCCGAGGTCGCGAGGACCCTCGCCGCCCGCGCCGACCCCGGCGCGCGGCTCACCGTCGTGACCAACGCGCTGAACATCGCCGCCGAGCTGACCGTGCGGCAGCACGTCAAGATCGTCGTCACGGGCGGGGTGGCCAGGCCGCAGTCCTACGAGCTGATCGGCCCGCTGGCGTCGGGGGTGCTGGAGCAGGTGACGCTGGACATCGCCTTCCTCGGCGTGGACGGCATCGACGCCGAGGCGGGCGCGTCGGCGCACCACGAGGGCGAGGCCAGCGTCAACAACCTGATGATCGGACGGGCCGGGCGCGTCGTGGCGGTGGCGGACGCCTCCAAGATCGGCCGCCGCGCCTTCGCGCGCATCTGCGGCATCGACCGGATCCACACGCTGATCACCGACGCCGGGCTCTCGGACGCCGCCGTCGCCGAGTTCACCGACAAGGGCGTGGAGGTCCTGCGGGTGTGA
- a CDS encoding SIS domain-containing protein, which translates to MTAYTESEIASQPACWRRAVELAAAAPLPRPGERVAVVGCGTSWFIAQSYAALRERAGHGETDAFPASEAPLGPSARRYDRVLALTRSGTTTEVLDVLRRLDGTPATAVTADPATPVMDLAGDVVVLDFADERSVVQTRFATTQLALLRAHLGEDLAPAVADAEQALAEPLPSEPVEAEQITFLGSGWVYGLAQEAALKMREAARAWTEAYPAMEYRHGPISIAGPGRVTWMLGPPPDGLAGEVRRAGGAFFHRDADPMAELVLAQRVAVARAQARGLDPDQPMHLTRSVILSS; encoded by the coding sequence ATGACGGCGTACACCGAAAGCGAGATCGCCTCACAACCCGCCTGCTGGCGCCGCGCCGTCGAACTGGCCGCCGCCGCGCCTCTGCCCCGGCCCGGCGAGCGCGTCGCCGTCGTCGGGTGCGGCACCTCCTGGTTCATCGCCCAGTCCTACGCCGCGCTCCGCGAACGCGCCGGCCACGGCGAGACCGACGCCTTCCCCGCCTCCGAGGCCCCCCTCGGCCCGTCGGCGCGGCGGTACGACCGCGTGCTCGCGCTCACGCGGTCCGGCACCACGACCGAGGTCCTCGACGTGCTGCGGCGGCTCGACGGCACGCCCGCCACCGCCGTCACCGCCGACCCCGCCACCCCCGTCATGGACCTGGCCGGCGACGTCGTCGTCCTCGACTTCGCCGACGAGAGATCCGTCGTCCAGACCCGGTTCGCCACCACCCAGCTCGCGCTGCTGCGCGCCCACCTCGGCGAGGACCTCGCCCCCGCCGTCGCCGACGCCGAGCAGGCGCTCGCCGAGCCCCTGCCGTCCGAGCCGGTCGAGGCCGAGCAGATCACCTTCCTCGGCTCCGGATGGGTCTACGGCCTGGCCCAGGAGGCCGCGCTCAAGATGCGCGAGGCCGCCCGCGCCTGGACCGAGGCCTACCCCGCGATGGAGTACCGCCACGGCCCGATCAGCATCGCCGGGCCCGGCCGGGTCACCTGGATGCTCGGCCCCCCACCCGACGGGCTCGCCGGCGAGGTACGGCGGGCGGGCGGCGCCTTCTTCCACCGCGACGCCGACCCGATGGCCGAACTGGTACTGGCGCAGCGCGTCGCGGTGGCGCGGGCGCAGGCCCGCGGACTGGACCCCGACCAGCCGATGCACCTGACCCGATCTGTGATCCTGTCCTCATGA